The genomic DNA TTTTCTCAAGCTGCCTTTATCGCAACCAACGCTGTTATTATCGGTTCAGTCAACATTGCAGCCGAAGCAAGCATCTGGTATGGTGCAGTAGTCAGGGGGGATGTAGAACGCATTGAAATCGGCGAATGCACAAACGTACAGGATGGAGCCATTTTGCATGGTGATCCTGGTTTGCCAACGATCTTAGAAGATCATGTTACTATAGGACATCGTGCCGTGGTACATTCTGCTCATATTGAACGTGGAAGTTTAATAGGCATTGGGGCAATTATTTTAAATGGGGTGAAAGTTGGTCATAGTAGCATTATCGGTGCTGGCGCAGTAGTAACCAAAGACATACCTCCTTATTCCCTAGTAGTTGGTATTCCCGCCAAAATTGTCCGCCAACTCACAGAAACCGAAGCCGCAGAACTCATCGAACACGCCCAAAAATACCATAAATTAGCCCTTGTCCACGCCGGTAAAGGGGATGATGTTGGCTTTAGGTAATTGATAATGGGTAATGGGTAATGGGTAATTGGTAATGGGTAATTGGTAATGGGTAATTGGTAATTGGTAATTGGTAATTGGTAATTGGTAATTGGTAATTGGTAATTGGTAATTGGTAATTGGTAATATATATTTCCCAGTCAATAGTCACCAGTCACCGATCACCAGCCCCAACTTCATTATTCTTTACAGATCCCCTTGGAAAAATACCCCACTTCAGATAAAAATAAAAGTTGATAACTGTTGACAAAACTTTAATTTCCACATAGCAGAGGGATTCTAAAAATGGATATTGATACCCGTGTAGTCATTGTTTTAGCACCATTAGCCATTGCAGCAGGTTGGGCTGCTTTTAATATCGGTGCTGCTGCTATCAGACAAGTACAAAACTTTTTGAACAAAGAAGCGTAATTTAGGTAATGGGTAATTGGTAATTGGTAATGGGTAATTGGTAATATATATTTCCCAGTCACCAGTCACCAGTCACCTTTTACCTGTCACCTGATAACCGTGAATACAGACTCTTTATTACAACCCTTCCAAAAATTTGGCGTTAATTTGGGACTCTCCCGCATTATCAAACTCTTAGCAAAACTTAATAACCCCCATCAACAAATACCTATTATCCACGTTGCTGGCACTAATGGTAAAGGTTCTGTTTGCGCTTATCTATCATCTATACTCACTCAAGCAGGTTATCGTACAGGACGCTACACTTCACCCCATTTGATAGACTGGACAGAAAGAATCTGTGTAAATGAACAGGCGATCGCATCAGAAACATTGTCTCAATTAATACAACAAGTTCAGGCAGCAATAGACAAAAACGAAGAATCGCCGACGCAATTTGAAGTAATTACCGCAGCAGCTTGGTTATATTTTGCACAACAGAAAGTTGACATAGCCGTAGTAGAGGTAGGACTAGGAGGGCGTTTAGATGCTACTAACGTTTGTGAACAGCCTTTAGTAACAGTAATTACCTCAATTAGTAGAGAACATTGGCAACAATTAGGATCAACAATTAAAGATATTACTAGAGAAAAAGCAGGGATTATCAAAGCTAGATGTCCTGTAGTGATGGGACAATTACCAGATGATGCCAAACAAGTCGTAATCTCCCGCAGTTTAGAATTACAATCTCCGATTTTTACCCCTCAACCGGCAACAGAAATTCGTCCTGGATGGGCAGAATATACAAGTTTGGGAAATGGGGGAAACATAGAAAAATCCACATTTACAATTGAATATCCTTTACCATTAAAAGGGCAAATTCAATTACATAATTCAGCTTTAGCTTTAGCAACTGTAGAGATATTAAAAACACAAGGTTGGCAAATTTTTGAACAAGCAATTCTTCAAGGTTTAGAAAAAACAAAATGGCCAGGGAGAATGCAGTGGTTTACCTGGAAGAATAAACAGAAAAATCAAGATTATCAATTATTAATAGACGGCGCACATAACCCAGCCTCAGCAGAAGTTTTGAGAACTTATGTAAATAGTTTAAACTACAAAAATATCACTTGGGTGATGGGAATGTTAGCAAACAAAGATCATGGTGATATTTTCCAAGAATTATTAAAAACAGGAGATAAATTATATTTAGTCCCTGTTCCTGATAGTAATTTTGCAAATTTAGAAGATTTAAAAAAATTGGCTTTAAAAATTTGCCCAGATTTAGGTTTATGCAGCACCTATGAAGATGTATTCACCGCTTTAGATGCTGCTTTTACCAATTCAGAAAATCAAGATAACCCAGTTGTTTTATGCGGTTCTCTTTATTTAATCGGTCATTTTTTAGGTAATAGTCACTAGCCATTAATTAGGGCTTGCTGAATAAATCTCAAAACATTACAGGTAAACGATTTTAGCGATTTTGACTTTCAAAAAATGCAAGCTTTGATGAGGTGAGAACTGAAAAACCTTGCATTTAATTCCTGCTTCAAGGAAAAATAGTTCCCATCCAACTCTTGAAACTGTCACCTGTCACCTGTCACCTGTCTCCACGACAAGACTTTATCAGCAAACCCTAATTAAATTTTACCTAGTCACCAATTACCAATCACCTATTATCCCATTCCTGTGCTGCATCAGCCACAGCTTGATCTACAGTTTTTTGTCCTAACATTGCTGATTGAATATTATTATAAATTGCCCTTTGCAACAATTTAAAATCCTTCATTTTTGGTGTTAAAACTTCCGCTGTTTGCATTTGTTGAGCGCTGATAATTCTAGCTTTTTCCACAGTAGAAGCAGTTGGGGGAACTTCTTGAAAATAACTATCAGATAAAGCCTTAACTGTTGAAGGTAAAACATTAGCAGCTTTAGCAAAAGCTAACTGATTTTCATCATTAGTTAAAAATAAGGCAAACTTAACCGCCGCATCAGGATTTTTAGTAACACGGGGAATGACAACATTCATCACCGCCACATTTTTCTTACCAGCATCTCCTGTAATTTGGGGAGCGATCGCCGAAGCCTTGGCTATTTCTGGGGCATTATTAGATATAGTCTTGAGAAACTCAGGCCCAGAAGCCAAAAACGCAGTTTCCCCAGACTGGTATAAATCAATGGCTTGACGGTGGCCTTGGGTTAAAGACTCTCTAGGTAGTAAACCCTTCTTGTATAAATCTACCCAATACTGAAAAGCCGCTCTACCCTCTGGAGTATTAAAAGCCGCCTTACCCTCAGCATCTACCAGAGTCACACCCATTTGTACCAAAGATTCCAAAACCTCACCAGAATCCTGGGGAACAAAAGTAGCAAAAAAAGCGTATTTACGAGTTTTATCTCTAATTTGCTGCGCTGCTTGAGCCAACTCAGTATAAGTTGCAGGTGGTTTTGTAATACCTGCTTGTTTTAGTAAATCAGTGTTATAAATAGTTAATCTCGTAGTTAGATACCAGGGAATACCAAAACTCTTACCATCAAGGGTACTAGCTTGCCAGATATTCGGTAAATAGGAGGATTTAACATCATTTGAGATTTTTGCATCCAAATCTAACCAGGCATTTCGTCCGGCTAATTGGGAAGCAAAATCTGGGTTAAGGTTAACAACATCTGGTGGCGTTTTTGCGGAGACAGCTGTTAGAATCTTGTTTTCCATTGCCGCCCAAGGCACATCTACCCACTTAACTTTAACATTGGGGTTTTGGGATTCAAAATTCTGAATCAGACCTTGGAAATAGTCAGTAAATTGGGGTTGGAGTTGCATAGTCCAAAACTCAATAGTTGCGGTTTCCGAAGCTACCTGAGTTGTGCTTGTGCTAACATCTCCAGTGTTACAGCTAACAATCCAACTAGCTAGTACACCCAATAAAGCCCAAACAGTTAGTTGTTTTAATTTATGCGATCGAATCATCGTGGTATATTTTTACGATTAGCGGGGTTTAAAAACTTATGCAGAAATGTCGAGATTATAGGCTATATAGATTACTTAGTCATAACTTACCTGAGAAACGGATTTAAAATTTCCATTTATCTAGTCTAGAGAGTAAAACTGTGGTCAACGTCTTAAATAATCTTAGTAATATCAAGAGCCTCAGCAGTTTTAGTAAGATCCTTGGTAAACATGGTAAAGGAGTGGGAATTGAACTTGCTCCAGATCGAATGAACATAGTACAACTACGTAAGCAACGCCAAGGACTAAAACTAGAATCTTTAATTACAGTCCCAGTCCCAGAAGGGATAGTTATTGATGGTCAAATTAATGACGCTCCCAGAATGGCGGAACTAATGCAGCAAACCATGGCTGAACACAAAATTAAAGCTTCCCGCGCTGCCACTTGTATTCCCGGTAGAGATGCCATTGTCCGTGTAATTCCCGTGCCAGCAGAACTGGATAATAAAGAATTGCGGGAGATGGTACTAAATCATGAAGCAGCATTGTACTTACCTTATCCCAGAGAAGAAGCTGATGTAGATTATCAGAAATTGGGGTACTTTGTAGACGAAGATGGGATTGAAAAAGTACAAGTTCTGTTAGTTGCCACTCGTAAAGAATTAACAGACACCTATCTTAATACTTTTGCTGAAGCAGGAATAGGAGTTGATGTTCTAGAAATTAACAGCTTTGCCCTGATTCGGACTATTCGTGATCAATTGCGACTATTCGGACCCCAAGAAGCGGCAGTATTAGTTGATATAGAATTTGACAGTACAGAAATTGCCATCATCATCAATGGAGTTCCTCAATTTTCTCGTACCGTTCCCATCGGCACATATCAACTCCAAGCGGCTTTATCCAGAGCTATGAGTTTACCCACATCCAGAGAAATGGATATGTTAATGGATATGACAATTCCCGCTCATCCTCTAGATAGTGGTAAAACAGGGCTAACTGGTGCAAACCCTGGGATGGGACCGATGTTAAAAATTCTGGGAGAATTAGCTGATGAACTACGCCGTTCCATTGATTTTTATATCAATCAAAGTGAAGGTTTAGAAGTAGCACAAATTCTCCTAGCTGGTATGGGTGGAGGACTACAACAACTTGATGAGTTTTTTACTCAAAGATTAGGTTTTCCCACTACTCAAATAGATCCAATTAGGGATTTATCCTTACAAGTAGAAGATGATAAATATCCTCCAGTCAAACGTCCCGGTCTAGGAATTGTACTTGGTTTAGGAATGCGGGAGGCATAAACAAAATGTACAGTTTAGATATTAACTTTCTTAAAGATCGTTCACCGACTGAGGTTGGTACTCAACCAACTTCACCACCAATTAATCTCAGAGATTATATTCCCGTGGGGATAGGACTTGGTGCAGGTTTAATTTTGCCAGCTTTGTCTTTATTGGGTTTGTGGTTTATAGAAGGGCAAAATAGTAATTTAGAACAGCAA from Okeanomitos corallinicola TIOX110 includes the following:
- a CDS encoding sugar ABC transporter substrate-binding protein, which translates into the protein MIRSHKLKQLTVWALLGVLASWIVSCNTGDVSTSTTQVASETATIEFWTMQLQPQFTDYFQGLIQNFESQNPNVKVKWVDVPWAAMENKILTAVSAKTPPDVVNLNPDFASQLAGRNAWLDLDAKISNDVKSSYLPNIWQASTLDGKSFGIPWYLTTRLTIYNTDLLKQAGITKPPATYTELAQAAQQIRDKTRKYAFFATFVPQDSGEVLESLVQMGVTLVDAEGKAAFNTPEGRAAFQYWVDLYKKGLLPRESLTQGHRQAIDLYQSGETAFLASGPEFLKTISNNAPEIAKASAIAPQITGDAGKKNVAVMNVVIPRVTKNPDAAVKFALFLTNDENQLAFAKAANVLPSTVKALSDSYFQEVPPTASTVEKARIISAQQMQTAEVLTPKMKDFKLLQRAIYNNIQSAMLGQKTVDQAVADAAQEWDNR
- a CDS encoding gamma carbonic anhydrase family protein — translated: MSTVSYWTSPDFSQAAFIATNAVIIGSVNIAAEASIWYGAVVRGDVERIEIGECTNVQDGAILHGDPGLPTILEDHVTIGHRAVVHSAHIERGSLIGIGAIILNGVKVGHSSIIGAGAVVTKDIPPYSLVVGIPAKIVRQLTETEAAELIEHAQKYHKLALVHAGKGDDVGFR
- a CDS encoding folylpolyglutamate synthase/dihydrofolate synthase family protein, which gives rise to MNTDSLLQPFQKFGVNLGLSRIIKLLAKLNNPHQQIPIIHVAGTNGKGSVCAYLSSILTQAGYRTGRYTSPHLIDWTERICVNEQAIASETLSQLIQQVQAAIDKNEESPTQFEVITAAAWLYFAQQKVDIAVVEVGLGGRLDATNVCEQPLVTVITSISREHWQQLGSTIKDITREKAGIIKARCPVVMGQLPDDAKQVVISRSLELQSPIFTPQPATEIRPGWAEYTSLGNGGNIEKSTFTIEYPLPLKGQIQLHNSALALATVEILKTQGWQIFEQAILQGLEKTKWPGRMQWFTWKNKQKNQDYQLLIDGAHNPASAEVLRTYVNSLNYKNITWVMGMLANKDHGDIFQELLKTGDKLYLVPVPDSNFANLEDLKKLALKICPDLGLCSTYEDVFTALDAAFTNSENQDNPVVLCGSLYLIGHFLGNSH
- a CDS encoding type IV pilus biogenesis protein PilM; its protein translation is MVNVLNNLSNIKSLSSFSKILGKHGKGVGIELAPDRMNIVQLRKQRQGLKLESLITVPVPEGIVIDGQINDAPRMAELMQQTMAEHKIKASRAATCIPGRDAIVRVIPVPAELDNKELREMVLNHEAALYLPYPREEADVDYQKLGYFVDEDGIEKVQVLLVATRKELTDTYLNTFAEAGIGVDVLEINSFALIRTIRDQLRLFGPQEAAVLVDIEFDSTEIAIIINGVPQFSRTVPIGTYQLQAALSRAMSLPTSREMDMLMDMTIPAHPLDSGKTGLTGANPGMGPMLKILGELADELRRSIDFYINQSEGLEVAQILLAGMGGGLQQLDEFFTQRLGFPTTQIDPIRDLSLQVEDDKYPPVKRPGLGIVLGLGMREA
- a CDS encoding alpha/beta hydrolase is translated as MTIDWEIYITNYQLPITNYQLPITNYQLPITNYPLPITHYQLPITHYPLSIT
- a CDS encoding photosystem II protein Y yields the protein MDIDTRVVIVLAPLAIAAGWAAFNIGAAAIRQVQNFLNKEA